A part of Myxococcus landrumus genomic DNA contains:
- a CDS encoding acyl-CoA thioesterase — translation MTAAFLAASTPEPLEPHRYLIRFTAPWYQGRGAYGGIVAGTAMRALEHTLGDAARPVRSFTMHFCSPAVEGDAHVVTRIERAGKLVTHATVRVENESGVVALGSATFGAARGGAIEYQEMTPPPVPRPHEVPMIPDDVPMPDFCRFFEYRYCLGSAPYSGADIAETGGWLRPRDPTVLDAPLCVGLMDAYPPSVLSRVDGFRPAATVDFTIHFFHAFPMPGLAPDAQFLRTGRSRQAGQGYAEDFQQLWTEDGVLLAQCRQLFAVMG, via the coding sequence ATGACCGCCGCCTTCCTCGCCGCCTCCACGCCCGAACCGCTTGAACCCCACCGCTACCTCATCCGCTTCACCGCGCCCTGGTACCAGGGGCGCGGGGCCTACGGTGGCATTGTCGCGGGCACCGCCATGCGCGCGCTCGAGCACACGCTGGGCGATGCGGCGCGGCCGGTGCGCTCCTTCACGATGCACTTCTGCTCCCCCGCGGTGGAGGGGGACGCGCACGTGGTGACGCGCATCGAACGGGCGGGGAAGCTGGTGACGCACGCCACGGTGCGCGTGGAGAACGAGTCGGGGGTCGTGGCCCTGGGGAGCGCGACGTTCGGCGCCGCGCGCGGAGGCGCCATCGAGTACCAGGAGATGACGCCTCCTCCCGTGCCGCGTCCGCACGAGGTGCCCATGATTCCGGACGACGTGCCCATGCCGGACTTCTGCCGCTTCTTCGAGTACCGCTACTGCCTGGGCTCGGCGCCGTACTCCGGAGCGGACATCGCGGAGACGGGCGGCTGGTTGCGCCCGAGAGACCCCACGGTGCTGGACGCGCCGCTGTGCGTGGGGTTGATGGATGCGTATCCGCCCTCGGTGCTGTCGCGTGTGGATGGCTTTCGTCCGGCCGCCACCGTGGACTTCACCATCCACTTCTTCCACGCGTTTCCCATGCCGGGCCTCGCGCCGGATGCCCAGTTCCTGCGCACGGGCCGCTCGCGTCAGGCGGGGCAGGGGTACGCGGAGGACTTCCAACAGCTCTGGACGGAAGACGGCGTGTTGCTGGCGCAGTGCCGGCAGCTCTTCGCGGTGATGGGCTGA
- the gyrA gene encoding DNA gyrase subunit A: MADDTTDKPASPSAPPPPDGAGELIPVNIEDEMRRSYLDYSMSVIIGRALPDVRDGLKPVHRRVLFAMNDLANYHNRPYKKSARVVGDVIGKYHPHGDSSVYDAMVRLAQPWSLRYLLVDGQGNFGSVDGDMPAAMRYTEARMDRLAEELLSDIDKETVDFGPNYDDSLEEPLVLPARFPNLLVNGSSGIAVGMTTNIPPHNMTEVINGTLHLIDHPTCTVRDLMEFITGPDFPTGAFITGREGILRAYETGRGQITVRARSEIETSKKGDRESIIFTEIPYQVNKARLIEKIAELVREKKLEGISDIRDESDRQGMRIVIELKRDAISQVVLNNLYQSTALETTFGAVMLAIDGGQPRTLNLKELLDRFVAHRRDVVTRRSRYELRKALARMHIVEGLLVAQDLIDLVVSLIRASKDPDEARWGLMNILSPTLYEHERFANLQRIDYAKAKAQMEMLVSRARNEEPAYQGLAHKYEGAGFSQEQAQNILEMRLQRLTGLQREELFRELIGLVRDVIRLQDILANEGSLLNVIKTELMEIRTRYGDERRTQIIGAVDDITSEDLIAEETMVVTLSHTGYVKRSPLSEYRAQKRGGRGKTGAATKEDDFVSKLFVASTHAYLMPITTKGKLYSLKVHQIPQASRTSRGKAMVNLVQFGEGERLAQILVTRDFPENRYVFFVTKKGVVKRTDLSAFENVRSSGIIALGIDEGDELVAVMITDGTKDIVLSTASGMSIRFLETEVRSMGRQAFGVKGITLEEGDEVVGADLVEQDCAILTVTENGYGKRTEETEYRQQGRGGKGIIDIKTTERNGKVVGVVQVKESDEVMLVTNGGMLIRMKVKEISVIGRNTQGVRLIALENDQEKVMALSKLPEGEESEEESAEASAAEGGATDVAAPESAEGTEPTEAPADAPEASEAPAEGGGSEEPQA; encoded by the coding sequence ATGGCTGACGACACCACCGACAAGCCGGCATCGCCCTCCGCGCCCCCGCCTCCTGACGGCGCTGGAGAGCTCATTCCCGTGAACATCGAAGACGAGATGCGGCGCTCGTATCTCGACTACTCGATGTCCGTCATCATCGGTCGCGCGCTGCCTGATGTCCGCGACGGCCTCAAGCCCGTGCATCGCCGCGTGTTGTTCGCGATGAACGACCTGGCGAACTACCACAACCGCCCCTACAAGAAGAGCGCGCGCGTGGTCGGTGACGTCATCGGTAAGTACCACCCGCACGGTGACTCGTCGGTGTACGACGCCATGGTGCGCTTGGCGCAGCCGTGGAGCCTGCGCTACCTCCTGGTGGACGGCCAGGGCAACTTCGGCTCGGTCGACGGCGATATGCCCGCCGCCATGCGCTACACGGAAGCGCGCATGGACCGCCTGGCGGAGGAGCTCCTGTCGGACATCGACAAGGAGACCGTCGACTTCGGTCCCAACTACGACGACTCCCTCGAGGAGCCGCTCGTGTTGCCCGCGCGCTTCCCCAACCTCCTCGTCAACGGCAGCAGCGGCATCGCGGTGGGCATGACCACCAACATCCCGCCGCACAACATGACGGAGGTCATCAACGGGACGCTGCACCTCATCGACCACCCGACGTGCACCGTCCGGGACTTGATGGAGTTCATCACCGGCCCGGACTTCCCCACCGGCGCGTTCATCACCGGCCGCGAGGGCATCCTGCGCGCGTACGAGACGGGGCGCGGGCAAATCACCGTTCGGGCGCGCTCGGAAATCGAGACGTCGAAGAAGGGGGACCGCGAGTCCATCATCTTCACGGAGATTCCGTACCAGGTGAACAAGGCCCGGCTCATCGAGAAGATCGCCGAGCTGGTTCGCGAGAAGAAGCTGGAGGGCATCAGCGACATCCGTGACGAGAGCGACCGTCAGGGCATGCGCATTGTCATCGAGCTCAAGCGCGACGCGATTTCGCAGGTGGTGCTCAACAACCTGTACCAGTCCACGGCGCTGGAGACGACGTTCGGCGCGGTGATGCTGGCCATCGACGGTGGGCAGCCTCGCACGCTGAACCTCAAGGAGCTGCTGGACCGCTTCGTCGCCCACCGCCGCGACGTGGTGACGCGCCGCAGCCGCTACGAACTGCGCAAGGCGCTGGCGCGCATGCACATCGTCGAGGGCCTGCTCGTCGCGCAGGACCTCATCGACCTGGTGGTCAGCCTCATCCGCGCGTCGAAGGACCCGGACGAAGCGCGCTGGGGCCTGATGAACATCCTGTCGCCCACGCTGTACGAGCACGAGCGCTTCGCCAACCTCCAGCGCATCGACTACGCGAAGGCGAAGGCGCAGATGGAGATGCTCGTCTCGCGCGCGCGCAACGAGGAGCCCGCGTACCAGGGCCTGGCGCACAAGTACGAGGGCGCGGGCTTCAGCCAGGAGCAGGCGCAGAACATCCTCGAGATGCGGCTGCAGCGCCTCACCGGCCTCCAGCGCGAGGAGCTGTTCCGCGAGCTCATCGGCCTGGTGCGCGACGTGATTCGCCTCCAGGACATCCTCGCCAACGAGGGCAGCCTGCTCAACGTCATCAAGACGGAGCTGATGGAGATCCGCACGCGCTACGGCGACGAGCGCCGGACGCAAATCATCGGCGCGGTGGACGACATCACCAGCGAGGACCTCATCGCCGAGGAGACGATGGTGGTCACGCTGTCGCACACCGGCTACGTGAAGCGCTCGCCGCTGTCGGAGTACCGGGCACAGAAGCGCGGTGGACGCGGCAAGACGGGCGCGGCGACGAAGGAAGATGACTTCGTCAGCAAGCTGTTCGTGGCCAGCACCCACGCGTACCTGATGCCGATTACGACCAAGGGCAAGCTGTACTCGCTCAAGGTGCATCAGATTCCGCAGGCCAGCCGCACGTCGCGCGGCAAGGCCATGGTGAACCTGGTGCAGTTCGGCGAGGGCGAGCGGCTGGCGCAGATTCTCGTGACGAGGGACTTCCCGGAGAATCGCTACGTCTTCTTCGTGACGAAGAAGGGCGTGGTGAAGCGCACGGACCTGAGCGCGTTCGAGAACGTGCGCTCCAGCGGCATCATCGCGTTGGGTATCGACGAGGGTGACGAGCTGGTGGCGGTGATGATTACCGACGGGACGAAGGACATCGTGCTGTCGACCGCGTCGGGCATGAGCATCCGCTTCCTGGAGACGGAGGTCCGCTCCATGGGCCGTCAGGCCTTCGGCGTGAAGGGAATCACGCTGGAGGAGGGCGACGAGGTGGTGGGCGCCGACCTGGTGGAGCAGGACTGCGCCATCCTCACCGTGACGGAGAACGGCTACGGCAAGCGGACGGAGGAGACCGAGTACCGGCAGCAGGGCCGTGGCGGCAAGGGCATCATCGACATCAAGACCACCGAGCGGAACGGCAAGGTGGTGGGCGTGGTGCAGGTGAAGGAGTCGGACGAGGTGATGCTCGTCACCAACGGCGGCATGCTCATCCGCATGAAGGTGAAGGAGATCTCCGTCATCGGCCGCAACACGCAGGGCGTGCGGCTGATTGCGCTGGAGAACGACCAGGAGAAGGTCATGGCCCTCTCCAAGCTGCCCGAGGGCGAGGAGTCCGAGGAGGAGTCGGCGGAGGCGTCCGCCGCCGAGGGCGGCGCCACGGACGTGGCTGCTCCGGAGTCCGCCGAAGGCACCGAGCCCACCGAGGCTCCGGCCGACGCACCCGAGGCGTCCGAGGCTCCGGCCGAGGGCGGTGGCTCCGAGGAGCCCCAGGCCTGA
- the ung gene encoding uracil-DNA glycosylase, translating into MLQDGLPKDWRQALGAALDSPSFQELERFVAQERASATVFPSEEDLFSAFRLTPYADVKVLLLGQDPYHGPGQAHGLAFSVQPGVTPPPSLVNIFKELETDVQVPRPKDGSLIPWAEQGVLLLNAVLTVRQAEPNSHAGHGWEDFTDAVIRAVSAKEDPVVFLLWGKYAQKKKKLIDAKRHVVIEGTHPSPLSAKSGFFGSRPFSGVNQALESKGRAPVDWRLSR; encoded by the coding sequence ATGTTGCAGGACGGGTTGCCGAAGGATTGGAGACAGGCGCTGGGCGCCGCGCTGGACTCACCGTCGTTCCAGGAGCTGGAGCGCTTCGTGGCACAGGAGCGCGCGTCCGCCACCGTCTTCCCCTCGGAGGAGGACCTGTTCTCCGCCTTCCGGCTGACGCCCTATGCCGACGTGAAGGTGCTGCTCCTGGGGCAGGACCCGTACCACGGGCCCGGACAGGCCCACGGGCTGGCGTTCTCGGTGCAGCCCGGGGTGACGCCGCCGCCCTCGCTGGTGAACATCTTCAAGGAGCTGGAGACGGACGTGCAGGTGCCCCGTCCCAAGGACGGCTCGTTGATTCCGTGGGCGGAGCAGGGCGTGCTCTTGCTCAACGCGGTGCTGACGGTGCGCCAGGCGGAGCCCAACAGCCACGCGGGCCACGGCTGGGAGGACTTCACGGACGCGGTCATCCGCGCGGTGAGCGCCAAGGAAGACCCCGTGGTGTTCCTCCTGTGGGGCAAGTACGCGCAGAAGAAGAAGAAGCTCATCGATGCGAAGCGCCACGTCGTCATCGAGGGCACGCACCCGTCACCGCTGTCGGCCAAGAGCGGCTTCTTCGGCAGCCGGCCGTTCAGTGGAGTGAACCAGGCCCTGGAGTCAAAGGGCCGCGCCCCGGTGGACTGGCGCCTGTCGCGGTGA
- a CDS encoding response regulator produces MQTVLVIDDDVFVLSMVTDILHSAGYAVVKVQSPDDAFKLDLSQISAILCDYNMPQMNGADVLIAVRELKECNAPFIFLTGHEQLDDLLSVAIRYGAELLPKPIHPVELIRLLVKQLASAAA; encoded by the coding sequence ATGCAGACGGTGCTGGTGATTGACGATGACGTGTTCGTGCTCTCGATGGTGACGGACATCCTGCACAGCGCGGGCTACGCGGTGGTGAAGGTGCAGTCGCCGGATGACGCCTTCAAGCTGGACCTGTCACAAATCTCCGCCATCCTCTGCGACTACAACATGCCGCAGATGAATGGCGCGGACGTGCTCATCGCCGTGCGCGAGCTGAAGGAGTGCAACGCCCCCTTCATCTTCCTCACGGGGCATGAGCAGCTCGACGACCTGCTCTCCGTCGCCATCCGCTACGGCGCGGAGCTCCTGCCCAAGCCCATCCATCCGGTGGAGCTGATTCGCTTGCTGGTGAAGCAGCTCGCCAGCGCCGCGGCCTGA
- a CDS encoding CpaF family protein has translation MTMYTESLRAFLKPVLPYLDDESVSEIMINGPTDVWIERKGRLTKTDAAFTEEGLIGAARNMAQFVGRMLTDERPRLDARLPDGSRIHVVIPPIARRGTTISIRKFFREKLTVQSLLKFGSLTPQMARLIEAGIATKLNMLVAGGTGSGKTTLLNIVSSLIPDEERILTIEDSAELQLNQTHIVAFESRPPDKFGKGGVDMGDLLHSALRLRPDRIVVGEVRGGEAFHLMQAMNTGHGGSLATTHANTPTDTLRRIESLCLMSGIELPMVAIRAQVASAINFIICCERLHDGSRKTIALSEVLPLNEKGDYRTQDIFVFTPVTKDEDGHILGYHAPTGIVPNFVSKAKAYGFTDLDDSFFDPATYGLPPPPTFHAGESYTVRWAPSLKHREEGRPDPEHFKQEWAQFEQKLKQDARDAKSSKAASAPVQVPASLPAAKPTATPAARPASTATPPAGHAAARPAITQRPPPPPESRDDDMTPPPTRSPFAGGSEGMPPEAKVEVDEELLTDAGRAPPPRRPGPPPARPAPAAARPSSATPPRRPPPAPADEDEDGDTGSPEKTQIRPAPSERPRR, from the coding sequence ATGACGATGTACACCGAGTCACTCCGCGCCTTCCTCAAACCCGTCCTGCCCTATCTGGACGACGAGTCGGTGTCGGAGATCATGATCAACGGTCCCACGGACGTGTGGATCGAGCGCAAGGGCCGTCTGACGAAGACGGACGCGGCCTTCACCGAGGAAGGGCTCATCGGCGCCGCGCGCAACATGGCCCAGTTCGTCGGCCGCATGCTCACCGACGAGCGCCCGCGCCTGGACGCCCGGCTTCCGGATGGCAGTCGTATCCACGTGGTGATTCCGCCCATCGCCCGGCGCGGCACCACCATCTCCATCCGCAAGTTCTTCAGGGAGAAGCTGACCGTCCAGTCGCTGCTGAAGTTCGGCTCGCTGACGCCGCAGATGGCCCGGCTCATCGAGGCGGGCATCGCCACCAAGCTCAACATGCTGGTGGCCGGCGGCACGGGCTCCGGCAAGACGACGCTGCTCAACATCGTCTCGTCGCTCATCCCCGACGAGGAGCGCATCCTCACCATCGAGGACTCCGCGGAGCTCCAGCTCAACCAGACGCACATCGTCGCCTTCGAGAGCCGTCCGCCCGACAAGTTCGGCAAGGGCGGCGTGGACATGGGAGACCTGCTGCACTCCGCGCTGCGTCTGCGTCCGGACCGGATTGTGGTCGGCGAGGTGCGCGGCGGCGAGGCCTTCCACCTCATGCAGGCGATGAACACGGGCCACGGCGGCTCGCTGGCAACGACGCACGCCAACACGCCCACGGACACGCTGCGCCGCATCGAGTCGCTGTGCCTCATGTCCGGCATCGAGCTGCCCATGGTCGCCATCCGCGCCCAGGTGGCCAGCGCCATCAACTTCATCATCTGCTGCGAGCGCCTCCACGACGGCAGCCGCAAGACGATTGCCCTCTCGGAGGTGCTGCCCCTCAACGAGAAGGGCGACTACCGCACCCAGGACATCTTCGTCTTCACGCCCGTCACCAAGGACGAGGATGGCCACATCCTCGGCTACCACGCGCCCACGGGCATCGTTCCCAACTTCGTCTCCAAGGCGAAGGCGTACGGCTTCACCGACCTGGACGACTCGTTCTTCGACCCGGCCACCTACGGCCTGCCGCCCCCGCCCACCTTCCACGCCGGCGAGTCGTACACCGTGCGGTGGGCCCCCTCGCTCAAGCACCGCGAGGAAGGACGCCCCGACCCCGAGCACTTCAAGCAGGAGTGGGCCCAGTTCGAGCAGAAGCTGAAGCAGGACGCCCGCGACGCCAAGTCGAGCAAGGCCGCCTCCGCGCCCGTGCAGGTGCCCGCGAGCCTCCCCGCCGCCAAGCCCACCGCGACGCCCGCGGCCCGGCCGGCCTCGACGGCGACGCCTCCCGCCGGACATGCCGCGGCCCGACCCGCCATCACCCAGCGGCCGCCGCCCCCGCCCGAGTCACGCGATGACGACATGACGCCGCCGCCCACGCGGAGCCCCTTCGCCGGCGGCTCCGAGGGCATGCCTCCCGAGGCCAAGGTGGAAGTGGACGAGGAGCTGCTCACCGACGCGGGCCGGGCGCCTCCGCCCCGGCGCCCGGGGCCGCCTCCTGCGCGGCCCGCTCCCGCCGCGGCCCGGCCCTCCTCCGCCACCCCGCCCCGAAGACCGCCGCCCGCGCCCGCCGACGAGGACGAGGACGGGGACACCGGGAGCCCGGAGAAGACCCAAATCCGCCCCGCCCCGTCGGAGCGACCTCGCCGCTGA
- a CDS encoding protein kinase domain-containing protein, which produces MALASFHVPPPVPASPVADEPKVIVQSTLEAQAEVLKDPLIGLKLGEYELRARIGVGGMGLVYEGIQPLIGKRVAVKVLRPELAHSTEQVERLLAEARAVNAIRHRGIIDIFGFGQVPDGRQYIVMEYLEGQPLDAVLVEKNRLPLDEALPILDEVLAALAAAHGAGVVHRDLKPSNIFLVRQPDGSRYVKVLDFGLAKRGQGPTGRTAQTRTDMVVGTPEYMAPEQARGQEVGPMTDLYALGVVTFEMVTGRLPFTGTSPVDLLMKHVEARPPRPSEFVPDLPPALDAFILQMLTKDPEARPNSADPLRQQLNKLRRSLRATRSNPSALSPMHEKPRVSDDASSRRPTTPVAVPPELSAKAPEKESAPTAPPPPRRHLPIAIAMGAGALMLAGAVALVFREPARAVPLTAPRESPPIAEARVEPPAPRPTPPSAPADRGGAIAAVVDTKAPPSTELPAQDEQPEAAPGPKELPSTTEKPSGVLANEDSSTKETGAQARTVSTSKRAEGRDSSEKRQLLKRIDALIEATPDLIAQDRVTSPDTMLKMLEKTRTEVELSSDTEEQRQLSRKFDGLKKMFLKR; this is translated from the coding sequence GTGGCACTCGCATCGTTCCATGTCCCACCGCCGGTTCCGGCATCGCCGGTGGCCGACGAGCCGAAGGTCATCGTGCAGAGCACCCTGGAGGCCCAAGCAGAGGTCCTGAAGGATCCGCTCATCGGCCTGAAGCTCGGTGAGTACGAGCTGCGCGCCCGCATTGGCGTGGGTGGAATGGGGCTGGTGTACGAGGGCATCCAGCCCCTCATCGGCAAGCGCGTGGCGGTGAAGGTGCTCCGCCCGGAGCTGGCCCACTCCACCGAGCAGGTGGAGCGCCTCCTCGCCGAAGCCCGCGCGGTGAACGCCATCCGCCACCGCGGCATCATCGACATCTTCGGCTTCGGCCAGGTGCCCGACGGCCGGCAGTACATCGTCATGGAGTACCTGGAGGGTCAGCCGCTCGACGCCGTCCTGGTGGAGAAGAACCGGCTCCCCCTGGATGAAGCCCTGCCCATCCTGGACGAGGTGCTCGCCGCGCTGGCCGCTGCCCACGGCGCCGGCGTCGTGCATCGAGACCTCAAGCCCAGCAACATCTTCCTGGTGCGGCAGCCGGACGGCTCGCGCTACGTGAAGGTGCTGGACTTCGGCCTGGCCAAGCGAGGCCAGGGCCCCACGGGCCGCACCGCGCAGACGCGCACGGACATGGTCGTGGGCACGCCGGAGTACATGGCTCCGGAGCAGGCGCGAGGCCAGGAAGTCGGTCCCATGACGGACCTCTACGCGCTGGGCGTCGTCACCTTCGAGATGGTGACGGGCCGGCTGCCCTTCACGGGGACCTCGCCCGTGGACCTGCTGATGAAGCACGTGGAGGCGCGGCCTCCCAGGCCGTCGGAGTTCGTGCCCGACCTGCCGCCCGCGCTGGACGCCTTCATCCTCCAGATGCTCACCAAGGACCCGGAGGCGCGCCCCAACTCCGCGGACCCCTTGCGCCAGCAGCTCAACAAGCTGCGCCGCTCGCTGCGCGCCACGCGCTCCAATCCCAGCGCGCTCTCGCCGATGCACGAGAAGCCCCGGGTGTCCGACGACGCGTCCTCGCGCCGCCCCACCACGCCCGTGGCGGTGCCTCCCGAGCTGAGCGCGAAGGCTCCCGAGAAGGAGTCCGCGCCCACCGCCCCTCCTCCGCCACGCAGGCACCTGCCCATCGCCATCGCCATGGGCGCTGGCGCACTGATGCTCGCGGGTGCCGTGGCCCTGGTCTTCCGGGAGCCCGCTCGCGCCGTGCCGCTCACCGCGCCCCGCGAGTCACCTCCCATCGCCGAGGCCCGCGTCGAACCGCCCGCCCCTCGCCCCACTCCGCCTTCCGCGCCCGCCGACAGGGGTGGCGCCATCGCGGCCGTGGTGGACACGAAGGCGCCTCCGTCCACGGAGCTGCCCGCTCAGGATGAGCAGCCAGAGGCCGCCCCGGGCCCGAAGGAGCTCCCGTCCACCACCGAGAAGCCCAGCGGCGTCCTGGCCAACGAGGACTCGTCCACCAAGGAGACCGGGGCCCAGGCCCGGACGGTCTCCACCTCGAAGCGGGCGGAGGGCAGGGACTCCTCGGAGAAGCGTCAGCTCCTCAAGCGCATCGACGCGTTGATTGAGGCGACACCCGACCTCATCGCGCAAGACCGGGTGACGAGCCCCGACACCATGCTGAAGATGCTGGAGAAGACCCGGACGGAGGTCGAACTCTCCAGCGACACCGAGGAGCAGCGTCAGCTCAGCCGGAAGTTCGACGGCTTGAAGAAGATGTTCCTCAAGCGCTGA
- a CDS encoding M24 family metallopeptidase, translated as MRRARPALLSALLLAAPLASAAGADPVVTGDPWPRIRKERIQKLLPQAMARAHVDAWVVFCRENDNDPLAQHVGGENAGGTAAFLFLRQKDGTVRSLALSPVSEATALREVAPMDEVVALERGQDLYAQVASRLAAAKPARIAINASEAVTVADGLSSSQRAALEKALSPSLRKKLVSSEDVVSEWLSVKLPEEVDILREAAAITARLEVEAYATVVPGKTRDSDVARFLKKRMAELGVGDAWAPDQNPAVNSGPLRGHTHATERVIQPGDFIQTDFGIRVGGMWVTDIQRFAYVLAPGQTQPPADALAKWEKGKKGNRIALAALKPGVSGWDVDKAQRDWMREAGSEPMSMFGTGHPVGYWAHDVGPALSGGMKEKPAKGQSARIVRPGQVFAFDGFFAWKDGGPDALRVISVEEMAVVTETGAEYLIPPQEDLVLIPSPDTQGPARPVVPAPR; from the coding sequence ATGAGACGCGCCCGGCCCGCCCTCCTCTCCGCCCTGCTCCTCGCCGCCCCCCTGGCGAGCGCGGCGGGAGCAGACCCCGTCGTCACTGGCGACCCCTGGCCCCGCATCCGCAAGGAGCGCATCCAGAAGCTGCTGCCCCAGGCCATGGCTCGCGCCCACGTGGATGCCTGGGTGGTGTTCTGCCGGGAGAACGACAATGACCCGCTGGCGCAGCACGTCGGCGGAGAGAACGCGGGCGGCACCGCGGCCTTCCTGTTCCTGCGGCAGAAGGACGGCACGGTGCGCTCACTCGCGCTGTCTCCGGTGAGCGAGGCCACCGCGCTGCGCGAAGTCGCGCCCATGGATGAAGTCGTCGCGCTGGAGCGAGGGCAGGACCTGTACGCGCAGGTGGCGTCGAGGCTCGCCGCCGCGAAGCCCGCGCGCATCGCCATCAACGCATCGGAAGCCGTGACGGTGGCGGATGGGCTGTCCTCCTCGCAGCGCGCGGCGCTGGAGAAGGCGCTGTCACCGTCGCTGCGAAAGAAGCTGGTGTCCTCCGAGGACGTCGTCTCCGAGTGGCTGTCCGTGAAGCTGCCCGAGGAGGTGGACATCCTCCGCGAGGCCGCCGCCATCACCGCGCGGTTGGAGGTCGAGGCGTATGCCACGGTGGTGCCGGGCAAGACGCGAGACTCGGACGTGGCGCGCTTCCTCAAGAAGCGCATGGCGGAGCTGGGCGTGGGGGATGCGTGGGCACCGGACCAGAACCCCGCCGTCAACAGCGGCCCCTTGCGTGGACACACGCACGCCACCGAGCGCGTGATTCAGCCCGGTGACTTCATCCAGACGGACTTCGGCATCCGCGTGGGCGGCATGTGGGTCACCGACATCCAGCGCTTCGCCTACGTACTTGCCCCAGGGCAGACGCAGCCGCCCGCGGACGCGCTGGCCAAGTGGGAGAAGGGCAAGAAGGGCAACCGCATCGCCCTGGCGGCGCTCAAGCCCGGTGTCAGCGGCTGGGACGTGGACAAGGCCCAGCGCGACTGGATGCGCGAGGCCGGCTCCGAGCCCATGTCCATGTTCGGCACCGGCCACCCCGTGGGCTACTGGGCCCACGACGTGGGGCCCGCGCTCTCCGGGGGCATGAAGGAGAAGCCCGCGAAGGGACAGTCCGCGCGCATCGTTCGGCCCGGACAGGTGTTCGCGTTCGATGGCTTCTTCGCGTGGAAGGACGGCGGGCCGGATGCGCTGCGCGTCATCTCCGTGGAGGAGATGGCCGTCGTCACCGAGACCGGCGCGGAGTACCTGATTCCTCCTCAGGAAGACCTCGTATTGATTCCGTCACCGGACACCCAGGGGCCCGCACGACCCGTGGTCCCCGCGCCGCGCTGA
- a CDS encoding tetratricopeptide repeat protein codes for MAKSTARKPAAKVKVKKSAARSAAPRKSQAKPTRAEPPLPVLEAEPVFEDEPMDTAPKALPAGEEGMGRVLPFEIDPKRMEEGLRKLQGEVVHWANKGRYTRVRFKFRGKQLLPDLPLAAVVAAEGLTFYWGGILRVLIANVVGGSVFQVELVNDAEKRVQAGKEALLSGDVDQALELFREAVSMDRDLASAHLNVGVALKLKGDREGALAAFEKARAKDANGPVGAEAERLAAPLRPT; via the coding sequence ATGGCCAAGAGCACCGCCCGAAAGCCCGCCGCGAAGGTGAAGGTGAAGAAGTCCGCCGCCCGCTCCGCCGCCCCCAGGAAGAGCCAGGCGAAGCCCACCCGCGCCGAGCCGCCGCTTCCCGTCCTGGAGGCCGAGCCTGTCTTCGAGGACGAGCCCATGGACACGGCGCCCAAGGCGCTGCCCGCGGGAGAGGAGGGGATGGGCCGGGTGCTCCCGTTCGAAATCGACCCCAAGCGCATGGAGGAAGGGCTGCGCAAGCTCCAGGGCGAGGTGGTGCACTGGGCCAACAAGGGCCGCTACACCCGCGTGCGCTTCAAGTTCCGGGGCAAGCAACTGCTGCCCGACCTTCCGCTCGCGGCGGTGGTGGCGGCGGAGGGCCTCACGTTCTACTGGGGCGGCATCCTGCGCGTGCTCATCGCCAACGTGGTGGGGGGAAGTGTCTTCCAGGTGGAATTGGTGAACGACGCGGAGAAGCGCGTCCAGGCCGGCAAGGAGGCCCTGCTGTCGGGCGACGTGGACCAGGCCCTGGAGCTGTTCCGCGAGGCCGTCTCCATGGACCGCGACCTGGCCTCCGCGCACCTCAACGTGGGCGTGGCCCTCAAGCTCAAGGGCGACCGCGAGGGCGCGCTCGCCGCCTTCGAGAAGGCCCGGGCCAAGGACGCCAACGGCCCCGTCGGAGCCGAGGCCGAGCGCCTGGCCGCCCCCCTGCGCCCCACCTGA